One window from the genome of Andrena cerasifolii isolate SP2316 chromosome 3, iyAndCera1_principal, whole genome shotgun sequence encodes:
- the LOC143367278 gene encoding uncharacterized protein LOC143367278, producing the protein MISLPCSAPLVSENAPMQTSHNNFPAFQQPQMVTQQMPASAVYPGSLQDTRKQPFYQLHQPDAFVSNNQCLPGRNPCQPMFHTTSNIPPAGHTQPGYPPLSQNVFDQIRGYVSNATPIFILPSSCPQSGTQHQQPVGTLSQGGVPQPTGQSTAFNYPPSVYCPPPSFYPYPIPLPVYEPSAGQACSKGRLSSCGCCQRKHGCGEVSIHPWSSCCCSVNLEEHRCTATADDTICSQRNCPASISLQALASQFLSLPGIISCAATRLILRKVPGSNITSTMEDTMNKAQRSISVLTKDQLLAESRNAQQLTALINLQMTTNVPANIIPLLTLLQLKVNVLKAQVEALINKKVMECQGYGFEVESSGPIDPAVLALKTNAELRQLLAALRQKECDERLNVNFSPYVSQRVIAESRLKNVQAKICQVEAEFDNRRTACYPTPTITSRIIQQFAESRCTFGYAQTWLFDTDGPENALHSPDPFEPGPRNPRRLYLKPRVPEPIAAQQQDQSRATSTSEDGPSASKDKGTGEEGNELSKERSVERKSSTDTCSCDKSSSEDSLDEDKKKLRLQIDRTEDARISSAAKLRDVSLLKLAPNIDTVVAAKQDRFQLDPIVDSDPAGTRDDTWRRSMEIREALGEDDTIKAVKSNERKEDSVEEKEMKREQEENDSPMEAGKVAGSSGIPLGKVKVEPSKGVTFVGEKKIDLDLDTLKQSEMASKEQARSKSVEKLKTMETREAGGSSSIRTTIKESKTESSDSGETQGQKTISEDAPKGSESEEMVKDSPYSGSRRSFCGVRLKPAAGSDANRSGSGSNGVNQINPEIDESRRGDDKRGNVQIVSMVAGIEYDRRFGDFGRWMVINEHSNEKGKDRYRGTSARNTSVDTMGEDGTEENHTCIPSDEVNSPVKKMFGGSHLGEKAVDGIRHFPPLKYATPSRRATTTDISKNVFHEKEIESSSSRIVCDRGTSYRCDTITGNGIVYAICSMIESQLDTVGSLLGSMPNLQNVLPHLYPDKLWSSNKDVSSSNKETLPPEDDWTLLPGNSDDDDRHSLGVNCISAREQRSAARTIKHSIIVDKERKNYVLIGGSISGQLRVLSKNGFERPYRARRSLIIRSRLKDREKPERKLAYPIKVPKRSKRSKLFASRATKGAQKELRSSRKSYRLFKGSRDVERSETVIRSDETIDNLIDTQEYRLLGAVSQNATLKRGNESIDSSNCSVVTGECSLPESEQVTGTQDYFTVQEGTSV; encoded by the exons ATGATTAGTTTACCCTGCAGCGCGCCCCTTGTGTCGGAGAACGCGCCGATGCAAACCAGTCATAACAATTTCCCAGCGTTCCAACAGCCTCAAATGGTCACCCAACAAATGCCAGCTTCCGCTGTTTATCCAGGATCCCTGCAAG ACACCCGCAAACAGCCGTTCTATCAGCTTCACCAGCCAGACGCATTCGTGTCGAACAACCAGTGCCTGCCTGGAAGAAACCCTTGCCAGCCAATGTTCCATACCACCAGCAACATTCCACCTGCGGGGCACACGCAGCCAGGCTACCCACCCCTGTCCCAAAACGTCTTCGACCAGATTCGCGGCTACGTGAGCAACGCTACGCCGATATTTATCCTGCCTAGCAGCTGTCCTCAGTCTGGGACTCAACATCAGCAACCGGTGGGTACGTTGAGCCAAGGAGGTGTGCCTCAGCCGACAGGACAATCGACAGCCTTCAATTACCCACCGTCAGTCTACTGCCCGCCACCCTCCTTCTACCCCTATCCAATCCCTCTTCCCGTTTACGAGCCGTCAGCTGGCCAAGCCTGTAGCAAAGGCAGGCTCTCGAGCTGCGGATGTTGCCAAAGGAAACACGGTTGTGGAGAGGTCAGCATCCATCCGTGGAGTAGTTGCTGTTGCAGCGTCAACTTGGAAGAGCATCGCTGCACAGCGACCGCCGACGACACCATTTGCTCGCAACGGAATTGCCCAGCCTCCATAAGCTTGCAAGCCCTCGCCTCGCAGTTCCTCTCCCTGCCTGGGATTATATCCTGCGCGGCCACCCGCCTGATCCTGAGGAAGGTGCCGGGCTCGAACATAACCAGCACCATGGAGGACACGATGAACAAAGCGCAGAGGTCCATCAGCGTGCTCACCAAGGACCAGCTGCTCGCAGAGTCGAGGAACGCTCAGCAATTGACCGCGCTGATCAACCTCCAAATGACCACCAATGTGCCGGCCAACATCATCCCGCTGCTCACGTTGCTGCAGCTCAAAGTGAACGTGCTCAAGGCGCAGGTCGAGGCCTTGATAAACAAGAAGGTGATGGAGTGCCAGGGATACGGCTTCGAG GTAGAGAGCAGCGGGCCCATAGATCCGGCTGTGCTCGCCCTGAAGACGAACGCCGAGCTGCGACAGCTGTTAGCCGCCCTCAGGCAGAAGGAGTGCGACGAGAGGCTGAACGTCAACTTCTCGCCCTACGTTTCGCAGCGGGTGATCGCGGAGTCGCGTCTGAAGAACGTTCAGGCGAAGATCTGTCAGGTGGAGGCAGAATTCGACAACAGGAGGACTGCCTGCTACCCCACGCCGACCATTACCTCGCGAATTATCCAGCAGTTCGCGGAATCTCGCTGCACCTTCGGCTACGCGCAGACATGGCTGTTCGACACCGACGGGCCAGAGAACGCACTCCACTCTCCAGATCCCTTCGAACCAGGTCCGCGCAATCCTAGGAGGCTGTACCTGAAGCCTCGCGTGCCTGAACCGATCGCGGCGCAGCAGCAGGACCAAAGCAGGGCGACCAGCACGTCCGAGGATGGCCCGTCCGCGTCCAAGGATAAGGGAACTGGCGAAGAAGGCAACGAACTCTCCAAGGAACGATCCGTGGAACGAAAGTCCAGCACGGATACCTGCAGCTGTGACAAAAGCTCGTCGGAGGATAGTCTCGATgaggataaaaaaaaacttcgacTACAAATCGACCGAACGGAAGACGCGAGGATATCTAGCGCGGCTAAGTTGAGAGATGTCTCCCTGTTGAAACTGGCGCCGAATATTGACACTGTGGTCGCTGCGAAACAGGATCGATTCCAGCTCGATCCGATCGTTGATTCTGATCCTGCGGGCACAAGGGATGATACTTGGAGAAGATCGATGGAAATTCGAGAGGCTCTTGGGGAAGATGATACGATCAAAGCGGTAAAATCCAATGAAAGAAAAGAGGATTCCGTGGAGGAGAAGGAGATGAAGAGAGAACAGGAAGAAAATGACAGCCCGATGGAAGCTGGCAAAGTAGCAGGTTCAAGCGGCATACCACTGGGGAAAGTGAAAGTCGAGCCTTCGAAAGGCGTGACATTCGTAGGCGAGAAGAAAATCGACCTCGACCTTGATACTCTGAAACAGTCCGAAATGGCGTCAAAGGAGCAAGCGCGGTCGAAAAGCGTGGAGAAGTTGAAGACCATGGAGACTCGCGAAGCTGGTGGCTCCTCGAGTATTCGGACTACGATTAAGGAATCTAAAACTGAGTCTTCGGACAGCGGTGAGACGCAGGGACAAAAGACGATCTCCGAGGACGCTCCCAAAGGAAGCGAAAGTGAAGAAATGGTCAAGGATTCGCCGTATTCTGGTTCGCGCAGAAGCTTCTGTGGAGTTCGATTGAAGCCAGCGGCGGGAAGCGACGCGAATAGAAGCGGCTCCGGTTCGAATGGGGTGAACCAGATTAACCCCGAGATCGATGAATCGCGGCGAGGAGATGATAAGAGGGGAAACGTGCAGATCGTTTCAATGGTGGCCGGTATAGAATATGACAGGCGTTTTGGCGATTTCGGTAGATGGATGGTAATAAACGAGCATAGCAATGAAAAGGGAAAGGATCGATACAGAGGAACCTCTGCGAGGAACACTTCGGTGGATACCATGGGGGAAGACGGGACTGAAGAGAACCATACGTGTATACCTTCGGACGAAGTGAATTCACCCGTGAAGAAAATGTTTGGTGGGAGTCATCTTG GCGAGAAAGCAGTGGACGGTATCAGACATTTCCCACCCCTAAAGTACGCGACACCGAGCAGAAGAGCAACGACGACCGACATCTCGAAGAATGTGTTCCACGAGAAAGAAATTGAATCGAGTTCCTCGAGGATCGTTTGCGATAGGGGCACATCTTATCGCTGTGACACGATAACGGGGAATGGCATTGTTTACGCGATTTGTTCTATGATTGAAAGCCAGCTCGATACCGTCGGCTCGTTGCTGGGCAGTATGCCGAATTTACAAAACGTTTTGCCACACCTGTACCCCGACAAGCTATGGAGCAGTAATAAAGACGTTTCATCATCAAACAAAGAAACACTTCCGCCGGAGGATGATTGGACTCTGCTTCCTGGGAACAGCGACGATGATGATCGACATAGTCTCGGTGTAAATTGCATCTCTGCGAGGGAACAACGTAGCGCCGCGCGTACAATTAAGCACTCGATAATAgtggacaaagaaagaaagaattacGTGTTAATTGGAGGATCGATAAGCGGTCAGTTGCGAGTGCTATCCAAGAACGGCTTTGAGCGACCGTATCGAGCTCGCAGAAGCTTGATAATAAGAAGTAGATTGAAAGATCGTGAAAAGCCCGAGCGCAAGCTCGCGTATCCAATTAAGGTTCCGAAACGATCCAAAAGGAGCAAATTATTCGCTTCCCGGGCAACGAAGGGCGCACAGAAGGAATTGAGATCCAGCAGGAAATCTTATCGTCTATTTAAAGGATCGAGGGACGTAGAAAGGTCAGAAACTGTTATTCGAAGCGATGAAACGATAGATAATTTAATCGATACACAAGAGTACAGACTACTCGGGGCAGTATCTCAAAACGCAACTCTGAAACGAGGCAACGAAAGCATCGATAGTTCGAATTGCAGCGTGGTTACCGGCGAGTGCTCGTTGCCGGAAAGCGAGCAAGTAACGGGCACGCAGGACTATTTTACAGTACAAGAAGGAACGAGCGTGTAA